The Achromobacter deleyi region CGATCCATGGAGATCAGGCGGGCGCGCTCGGCCAGGTAGGCACGGTCGAGCAGGGCGCGCGCGTCGGTGCGCATGTGGCGCGGGTCCGCGACATGATGATGCAGGTCCGCGAACGCCAGCTTCATGGCTTCGATGCTGACGTGGTAGTAGTCGGCGCTGTCGCGCCCCATGCCTTCCAGGTCGAATTGCTCGAGCATGCCCAGCGCCATCAGCGCCGAGATGCCCTGGCCGTTCGGCGGGATCTCATGCAGCTCGTAGTCGCGGAATGATTGGGAAATGGGCGTGACCCATTCGGCGCGGTGCTCGGCCAGATCGACGGCGCTGAGCGCGCCGCCCGTCTGGCTGGCGAAGTCGGAGATCTTCCTGGCGAGCTCGCCGCGGTAGAAGCTCTCGCCGCCGCTTTCGGCGATCTCGCGCAAGGTCCTGGCCTGATCCGGAAAGCGCCACCACTCGCCGGCTTGCGGCGCGCGGCCCTGGGGCAGGAAGGCCTCGGCAAAGCCGGGTTCCGCCGCCAGCTTGGGCGCCTGCGTGGCCCATTGACGCGCAATGGTGGGCGACACGGCAAAGCCGTCTTCGGCGTAGGCGATGGCGGGCTCGAACAGCTTGGCGAAGGGCAGCTTGCCGAAGCGTTCGGACAAGGCCTTCCAGCCGGCGACCTGGCCCGGCACGGTGACCGTGCCCCAGCCGGTGCCCGGCATCGCGTCGCGTCCGTTGAAGTATTCCGGCGTCCACGCGGCCGGCGCGCAGCCGCTGGAGTTCAGGCCGTACAACTGGCCCTCGTGCCAGACGAGGGCGAACATGTCGCCGCCGATCCCGTTCATGACGGGCTCGACGACGGTCAGGGCAATCGCGGTGGCAATGGCGCTGTCAACGGCATTGCCACCGGCCAGCAGCATGCGTAGTCCCGCCTGCGCAGCCAAGGGCTGGCTGGTCGCGACCGCGTTGGCGGCCAGGACCGGCATTTTTCGGGAAGCGTACGGAAAAGACCAATCGAAGGGGGAAGACATGGATGCTGGTACTCGTAAAGGAAATTACTGCGGGGTGATGCCGGCTTGGTCGATCAGCTGCTTGGTGCGGGGAATCTCGGCCTTGATGAAGGCGGTGAATTCTTCGCGGCTGCCGCCCCGCGGCTCGGCGCCGGCTTCGGCGAGCTTACCGCGCAATGCGGGATCGGCCAGCACCTTGTTGACGGCGCGGTTGAGCTTGTCGAGGATCGGCGCAGGCGTGCCTTGGGGGGCGACCAGACCGTACCACGGCGCGATGTCGTAGCCGGAATAGCCTTGTTCAGCGATGGTGGGAATGTCCGGGGCCAGCGCCGAGCGCTGCGAATTGGACATGCCCAGCGCCAGCAGCGCGCCGCTCTTGGCCTGGGGCAGGCCCGTCATGATGGTGTCGAAGTACATCGACACCTGGCCGCTCAGGAGCGCGGGAATGGCTTCGCCCGCGCCCTTGTAGGGCACGTGCAGGATGTCGATCCCGGCGATGGACTTCAGCATTTCGCCGGCCATGTGGGACGTCGTGCCCGTGCCGAACGAGGCGTAGGTCAGCTTGCCCGGATTGGCGCGCGCGTAGGCCACCATTTCCGGCAGGGTCTTGAAGGGCTGCGAAGGATTGGCCAGCAGGATGTTGGGCGTGTAGGCAACCATGGACACCAGCTCGAAGGCGTCCGGATCATAGGCCAGGCGCTTTTGCAGGAAGCGGTTGGTGACGACGGCGGCCGGGCCGCCCATCAGCAGCGTGTAGCCGTCGGGGGCAGAGCGCGCGACCGAGGCGCTGCCGATCGCGGCGGCGGCGCCGGGACGGGCCTCGATGACGAAGGGCTGGCCCAGTTCGGCCGACAGCGCCACGCCGAGCTGGCGCGAGATCAGGTCGGTGGCGGAACCCGCCTGGAAGGGCACGACGATGCGCACGGGATGTTGCGGCCAGTCGGTGGCCTGGGCGCCGGCCTGGGCCGCGAAGGCCATCGCGGCGGCGCCTGCCAGCGCCCGGATGAGACGAAATTTCATGGATTCCCCTTGATCGCGTTATGAAAAGCGTGTCTGGATTAAACGCAAGTCCGCCGGCCGCGGCCATTGGTGTTTGCATCCATGGATCATTGGATCCAGTTTGTGTTATTTTTGCCCTTATCTATCATGGCGGCTTACCAAGCCTGGGGACGACCGTGCTGCAATTTCAAAAGACAGCCATCAGCGCCGAAGACGAGGCGTATCTGCATTTGCAGCGCGAGATCCGGCTGGGCCGCTACGCGCCGGGCCAGCGTCTGGTGCCGGACGTCGTCGCCGCCGAGATCGGCACCAGCCGCATGCCGGTGCGCGGCGCGCTGCGTCGGCTGGCCTCGGAAGGCCTGGTCGAGATCCGCGCCAATCGCGGCGCGGTGGTGCGCG contains the following coding sequences:
- the ggt gene encoding gamma-glutamyltransferase, which translates into the protein MSSPFDWSFPYASRKMPVLAANAVATSQPLAAQAGLRMLLAGGNAVDSAIATAIALTVVEPVMNGIGGDMFALVWHEGQLYGLNSSGCAPAAWTPEYFNGRDAMPGTGWGTVTVPGQVAGWKALSERFGKLPFAKLFEPAIAYAEDGFAVSPTIARQWATQAPKLAAEPGFAEAFLPQGRAPQAGEWWRFPDQARTLREIAESGGESFYRGELARKISDFASQTGGALSAVDLAEHRAEWVTPISQSFRDYELHEIPPNGQGISALMALGMLEQFDLEGMGRDSADYYHVSIEAMKLAFADLHHHVADPRHMRTDARALLDRAYLAERARLISMDRASVPTAGTPATGGTVYLTAADAGGTMVSFIQSNYHGFGSGVVVPGTGISLHNRGLNFVLKPGHANQVAPRKKPMHTIIPAFVTRGGQPVMSFGVMGGSMQAQGHLQMVTRLAAFGQNPQAMSDAPRFRVENGPVVNVESHLPADVVDTLRARGHNVAVAPADSLEFGSAQLICRLPQGGYVAASDSRRDGQAVGF
- a CDS encoding Bug family tripartite tricarboxylate transporter substrate binding protein; translated protein: MKFRLIRALAGAAAMAFAAQAGAQATDWPQHPVRIVVPFQAGSATDLISRQLGVALSAELGQPFVIEARPGAAAAIGSASVARSAPDGYTLLMGGPAAVVTNRFLQKRLAYDPDAFELVSMVAYTPNILLANPSQPFKTLPEMVAYARANPGKLTYASFGTGTTSHMAGEMLKSIAGIDILHVPYKGAGEAIPALLSGQVSMYFDTIMTGLPQAKSGALLALGMSNSQRSALAPDIPTIAEQGYSGYDIAPWYGLVAPQGTPAPILDKLNRAVNKVLADPALRGKLAEAGAEPRGGSREEFTAFIKAEIPRTKQLIDQAGITPQ